A region from the Hippopotamus amphibius kiboko isolate mHipAmp2 chromosome 15, mHipAmp2.hap2, whole genome shotgun sequence genome encodes:
- the MGAT1 gene encoding alpha-1,3-mannosyl-glycoprotein 2-beta-N-acetylglucosaminyltransferase produces MLKKQSAGLVLWGAILFVAWNALLLLFFWTRPAPSRLPSDSALDDDPASLTREVIRLAQDAEVELERQRGLLQQIREHHARWSQRWRVPTVAPPVPPRVPVTSLPAVIPILVIACDRSTVRRCLDKLLHYRPSAEHFPVIVSQDCGHEETAQVIASYGSAITHIRQPDLSNIAVPPDHRKFQGYYKIARHYRWALGQVFHKFKFPAAVVVEDDLEVAPDFFEYFQATYPLLRADPSLWCVSAWNDNGKEQMVDSSKPELLYRTDFFPGLGWLLLAELWAELEPKWPKAFWDDWMRRPEQRQGRACVRPEISRTMTFGRKGVSHGQFFDQHLKFIKLNQHFVPFTQLDLSYLRQEAYDRAFLARVYGAPLLQVEKVRTSERSELGEVRVQYTSRDSFKAFAKALGVMDDLKSGVPRAGYRGIVSFLFRGRRVHLAPPQTWDGYDPSWN; encoded by the coding sequence ATGCTGAAGAAGCAGTCTGCAGGGCTTGTGCTGTGGGGCGCCATCCTCTTTGTGGCCTGGAATGCCCTGCTGCTCCTCTTCTTTTGGACGCGCCCAGCGCCTAGCAGGCTGCCCTCAGACAGTGCTCTCGATGACGACCCTGCCAGCCTCACCCGTGAGGTGATCCGCCTGGCCCAGGACGCTGAGGTGGAGTTGGAGCGGCAGCGGGGGCTGTTGCAGCAGATCAGGGAGCACCATGCTAGGTGGAGCCAACGGTGGAGGGTACCCACTGTGGCCCCGCCTGTCCCGCCGCGAGTGCCTGTGACCTCTCTGCCAGCTGTGATCCCCATCCTGGTCATCGCCTGTGACCGCAGCACTGTCCGGCGCTGCCTGGACAAGCTGCTGCATTATCGGCCTTCAGCTGAGCACTTCCCTGTCATCGTCAGCCAGGACTGTGGGCACGAGGAGACAGCCCAGGTCATCGCCTCCTACGGCAGTGCTATCACACACATCCGGCAGCCTGACCTGAGCAACATCGCGGTGCCACCCGACCACCGAAAGTTCCAGGGCTACTACAAGATTGCTCGGCACTACCGCTGGGCACTGGGCCAGGTCTTTCACAAGTTCAAGttcccagcggctgtggtggtgGAGGATGACCTGGAGGTGGCTCCAGACTTCTTTGAGTACTTCCAGGCCACGTACCCACTGCTGAGGGCTGACCCCTCCCTCTGGTGTGTGTCTGCCTGGAATGACAATGGCAAGGAGCAGATGGTGGACTCGAGCAAGCCCGAGCTGCTCTACCGCACAGACTTTTTCCCAGGCCTGGGCTGGCTGCTGTTGGCCGAGCTCTGGGCTGAGCTGGAGCCTAAGTGGCCCAAGGCCTTCTGGGACGACTGGATGCGCCGGCCCGAGCAGCGGCAGGGCCGGGCCTGTGTGCGGCCTGAAATCTCCAGAACGATGACCTTTGGCCGCAAAGGTGTGAGCCATGGGCAGTTCTTTGACCAGCACCTCAAGTTTATCAAGCTGAACCAGCACTTCGTGCCCTTCACCCAGCTGGACCTGTCGTACCTGCGACAGGAGGCCTATGACAGGGCTTTCCTTGCACGTGTCTACGGTGCTCCCCTGCTGCAGGTGGAGAAAGTGAGGACCAGTGAGCGGAGTGAGCTGGGGGAGGTGCGGGTGCAGTACACGAGCAGGGACAGCTTCAAAGCCTTTGCCAAGGCCCTGGGAGTCATGGATGACCTCAAGTCTGGTGTCCCCAGAGCTGGCTACCGGGGCATCGTCAGCTTTCTGTTTCGGGGCCGCCGTGTCCACCtggccccaccccaaacctggGACGGCTATGATCCTAGCTGGAATTAG